Proteins from one Mesorhizobium sp. M9A.F.Ca.ET.002.03.1.2 genomic window:
- a CDS encoding class I SAM-dependent rRNA methyltransferase, protein MKPFRDKRRDSRSHRLAKGGAEQASRGTGTASGNRPEPKAAPRVLSRRDGALPAEHLPLILEVAPNADYALLDSGAGQKLEQYGPYRIVRPEGQAIWQKALPAKDWDRADAIFTGDTDEEGIGRWRFPRTPLGETWPMKHDGIDYLGRFTSFRHVGVFPEQASHWDHMAGLIAAAKRPVKVLNLFGYTGLASLVAARAGAEVTHVDASKKAIGWARENQEMAGLSQKPIRWIVDDAVKFAEREERRGSRYDIVLFDPPAYGRGPRGEVWQLFEDLPDLTDVCRSILTPKPLAVVLTAYSIRASFFAIHALMRDTFAGMGGTVESGELIIREKSAGRALSTSLFSRWVA, encoded by the coding sequence TTGAAACCTTTTCGCGACAAACGCCGCGACAGCCGCTCACATCGGCTCGCAAAGGGCGGGGCGGAACAGGCGTCGCGCGGAACCGGCACGGCATCGGGCAACCGCCCCGAACCGAAAGCCGCGCCGCGTGTCCTTTCCCGCCGTGACGGCGCCCTGCCCGCTGAACACCTGCCATTGATCCTCGAAGTGGCGCCCAACGCCGACTATGCGCTGCTCGACAGCGGCGCCGGGCAGAAGCTCGAGCAGTACGGTCCCTATCGCATCGTCCGGCCCGAGGGCCAGGCAATCTGGCAAAAAGCGTTGCCGGCCAAGGACTGGGACCGCGCCGACGCCATTTTCACCGGCGACACCGACGAGGAAGGCATCGGCCGCTGGCGCTTTCCAAGGACGCCGCTCGGCGAAACCTGGCCGATGAAACATGACGGCATCGACTATCTCGGCCGTTTCACCTCGTTTCGCCATGTCGGCGTCTTTCCCGAACAGGCCTCGCACTGGGATCACATGGCCGGGCTGATCGCGGCGGCGAAGCGGCCGGTAAAGGTGCTGAATCTGTTCGGCTATACCGGCCTCGCTTCGCTGGTGGCGGCGCGCGCCGGCGCCGAGGTCACCCATGTCGACGCATCCAAGAAGGCGATCGGCTGGGCGCGCGAGAACCAGGAAATGGCGGGCCTGTCGCAAAAACCGATCCGCTGGATCGTCGACGATGCGGTGAAATTCGCCGAGCGCGAGGAGCGCCGCGGCAGTCGCTACGACATTGTCCTGTTCGATCCGCCCGCCTATGGTCGTGGCCCCAGGGGCGAAGTCTGGCAACTGTTCGAGGATCTGCCTGATCTGACCGACGTCTGCCGCTCGATCCTGACGCCGAAGCCGCTCGCCGTGGTGTTGACCGCCTATTCGATCCGCGCCTCCTTCTTCGCCATCCATGCCTTGATGCGCGACACCTTTGCCGGCATGGGCGGCACGGTCGAATCCGGCGAATTGATCATCCGTGAGAAATCCGCCGGCCGGGCGTTGTCCACGTCGCTGTTCTCGCGCTGGGTGGCCTGA
- a CDS encoding RNA methyltransferase has protein sequence MSDRHAGAPGQVKEVTSLANPLVKEIKALALKKFRDQQNAFMAEGLKLVIDALDLGWSIRTLVFAKAGRGNAAVEKVAARTVAAGGTVLEVSEKVLVAITRRDNPQMVVGVFSQKVLPLKDIRAQEGDVWVALDRVRDPGNLGTVIRTVDAVGAKGVILVGETTDPFSVETVRATMGSIFAVPVARATPDAFLAWRKSFPGLVAGTHLKGAVDYRSVDFSKGPVLLMMGNEQQGLPDSLAESCDRLLRIPQAGRADSLNLAVATGIMLFEIRRDALKLAPEDAKP, from the coding sequence ATGAGCGATCGGCACGCAGGCGCGCCAGGGCAGGTGAAAGAGGTCACCAGCCTCGCCAACCCGTTGGTCAAGGAGATCAAGGCGCTGGCGCTGAAGAAATTCCGCGACCAGCAGAACGCCTTCATGGCCGAGGGACTGAAGCTGGTCATCGACGCGCTCGATCTCGGCTGGTCGATCCGCACGCTGGTCTTCGCCAAGGCCGGACGCGGCAATGCGGCGGTCGAAAAGGTCGCGGCGCGCACCGTCGCCGCCGGCGGCACTGTACTCGAAGTCTCGGAAAAAGTGCTCGTCGCCATCACCCGCCGCGACAATCCGCAAATGGTGGTCGGCGTCTTTTCGCAGAAAGTCCTGCCGCTGAAGGATATCCGCGCTCAGGAGGGCGATGTCTGGGTGGCGCTCGACCGGGTTCGCGACCCCGGCAATCTCGGCACCGTCATCCGCACGGTCGACGCCGTCGGTGCCAAGGGCGTCATCCTGGTCGGCGAGACCACCGATCCTTTTTCCGTAGAGACTGTGCGCGCCACCATGGGCTCGATCTTCGCCGTGCCGGTCGCCAGGGCGACGCCGGACGCCTTCCTCGCATGGCGAAAGAGCTTTCCCGGCCTCGTCGCCGGCACGCATCTGAAAGGTGCGGTCGACTACCGGTCGGTGGATTTTTCCAAAGGCCCCGTGCTGCTGATGATGGGCAACGAACAGCAGGGCCTGCCCGACAGCCTGGCCGAAAGCTGCGACAGGTTGCTGCGGATTCCGCAGGCCGGCCGCGCCGATTCGCTCAATCTCGCGGTGGCCACCGGCATCATGCTGTTCGAGATCCGGCGCGATGCGCTGAAACTTGCTCCGGAGGACGCCAAACCGTGA
- the lspA gene encoding signal peptidase II has translation MAKSQTAKSWLPYALLVAAAIALDQWVKHLVETGLAFQEKVDLVPFLALYRTYNTGIAFSMFSSFGDTGLVVIAAFVVAFVLYLAARTPPGHVLTRIGFALIIGGALGNLLDRATYGHVIDYILFHTPVWSFAIFNLADAFIAVGAVLVVFDELIGWRREAKPSSD, from the coding sequence ATGGCGAAATCCCAAACGGCAAAATCATGGTTGCCTTACGCCCTGCTGGTCGCCGCGGCGATAGCGCTCGACCAGTGGGTGAAACACCTGGTCGAGACCGGCCTCGCCTTTCAGGAAAAGGTCGATCTCGTGCCGTTCCTGGCACTGTATCGCACCTACAACACCGGCATTGCCTTCTCGATGTTTTCGTCGTTCGGCGACACCGGCCTGGTGGTCATCGCCGCTTTCGTCGTCGCTTTCGTGCTCTATCTCGCGGCCCGCACGCCGCCCGGCCACGTGCTTACCCGCATTGGCTTTGCGCTGATCATCGGCGGCGCGCTCGGCAATCTGCTCGACCGCGCCACCTATGGCCATGTGATCGACTACATCCTGTTCCATACCCCGGTATGGTCCTTCGCCATATTCAACCTCGCCGACGCCTTCATCGCGGTCGGCGCGGTGCTGGTTGTCTTCGACGAACTCATCGGTTGGCGGCGCGAGGCCAAGCCCTCAAGCGATTGA
- a CDS encoding MDR family oxidoreductase, which yields MPETFKAILVSRDAEKKQSVAVTDLTEADLMEGDVTVAVEATTVNYKDGLAISGKAPVIRRWPLVPGIDFAGTVVSSSHADWRKGDKVILNGWGVGETHFGAYAERARVKGDWLVPLPQGMSPHDAMAIGTAGYTAMLCVIALERHGIVPDRGPVVVTGAAGGVGSVAVSILSSLGYHVIASTGRSAESPYLIDLGAAEVIARDELAQPAKPLAKERWAGGVDAVGSHTLANVLSMTSYGGAVAACGLAGGMDLPASVAPFILRGVSLLGIDSVMAPKAVRMEAWRRIGTDLDLQKLASLSTTIGFDGIIDAAHDIVDGKIRGRVVVDM from the coding sequence ATGCCCGAAACCTTCAAAGCCATCCTCGTTTCGCGCGACGCCGAGAAGAAGCAGTCGGTCGCGGTGACCGATCTCACCGAAGCCGACCTGATGGAAGGCGATGTTACCGTCGCCGTCGAGGCGACGACGGTGAACTACAAGGACGGCCTCGCCATATCGGGCAAGGCGCCGGTGATCCGCCGCTGGCCGCTGGTGCCGGGCATCGATTTCGCCGGCACGGTCGTCTCGTCCTCCCATGCCGACTGGCGCAAGGGGGACAAGGTCATTCTGAACGGCTGGGGTGTCGGCGAGACGCATTTTGGCGCCTATGCCGAGCGTGCCCGCGTCAAGGGCGACTGGCTGGTGCCGCTGCCCCAGGGGATGAGCCCGCATGATGCCATGGCGATCGGCACCGCCGGCTACACCGCCATGCTTTGCGTTATCGCGCTGGAACGGCATGGCATCGTGCCCGATCGCGGCCCGGTGGTGGTGACGGGGGCTGCCGGCGGCGTCGGCTCGGTCGCGGTCTCGATCCTGTCCAGCCTCGGCTACCATGTCATCGCCTCGACCGGCCGCAGCGCCGAGAGCCCCTATCTGATCGACCTGGGCGCCGCGGAAGTGATTGCGCGTGACGAGCTTGCCCAGCCGGCAAAGCCGCTCGCCAAGGAACGCTGGGCCGGCGGCGTCGACGCGGTTGGCAGCCATACGCTGGCCAACGTCCTTTCGATGACCTCCTATGGCGGCGCCGTCGCCGCCTGCGGCCTGGCCGGGGGCATGGATCTGCCGGCGAGCGTCGCCCCGTTCATCCTGCGCGGCGTTTCGCTGCTCGGCATCGATTCGGTGATGGCGCCGAAGGCGGTCCGCATGGAAGCGTGGCGCCGCATCGGCACGGACCTTGATCTCCAGAAGCTTGCCAGCCTATCCACGACCATCGGTTTCGACGGCATCATCGACGCCGCGCACGACATCGTCGACGGCAAGATCCGCGGTCGTGTGGTGGTGGACATGTGA